A region from the Chitinophaga sp. Cy-1792 genome encodes:
- a CDS encoding AAA family ATPase, which yields MSIHNLIIVDPEKITLDDVFFSDKNKAILKQVVKEHQYVEELTAYDLPVDNKILLHGHSGCGKTTTAKAIAHTLNKNIVILNLSTLISSRLGETATNLKLVFDKAIKEKAVLFLDEFDQIGKARANDDKDSGEMRRLVNTLIQLIDYFPNYCLLICATNFYDLIDPALLRRFQLKLQYELPAADKLNDYYDKALARFPEHLRHIERKFDISYAEAKDYINTEMKARIIAELEHKQRLATAN from the coding sequence ATGAGTATACATAATCTGATAATTGTTGATCCGGAGAAAATTACCCTCGACGATGTTTTCTTCAGCGATAAAAATAAAGCAATCCTTAAACAGGTGGTGAAAGAACACCAATACGTGGAGGAACTGACTGCATACGACCTGCCGGTAGATAATAAAATCCTCCTGCACGGCCACTCCGGCTGTGGTAAAACCACCACCGCCAAAGCGATTGCCCATACGCTCAACAAAAATATCGTTATACTCAATCTCAGTACCCTCATCTCTTCCCGCTTAGGTGAAACTGCGACCAATCTCAAGCTGGTTTTCGACAAGGCTATCAAGGAAAAGGCAGTCCTCTTCCTCGATGAGTTTGACCAGATTGGAAAGGCGAGGGCCAACGACGATAAGGATTCCGGCGAAATGCGCCGCCTCGTGAATACCCTCATCCAGCTGATAGACTATTTCCCGAACTACTGCCTCCTCATCTGCGCCACCAACTTCTACGACCTCATCGATCCTGCATTGCTGCGCCGGTTCCAGCTGAAACTGCAATACGAACTCCCTGCTGCCGATAAACTCAACGACTACTACGATAAAGCACTGGCCCGCTTCCCGGAACATCTCCGCCATATCGAACGCAAATTCGATATCTCTTACGCCGAAGCCAAAGATTATATCAACACCGAAATGAAAGCCCGGATTATCGCTGAACTGGAACATAAACAACGCCTGGCTACCGCCAATTAA
- a CDS encoding ABC transporter permease — MFRNYFRVAIRNLWKNKEFSAINIFGLAIGLATSLLIIVYVLDELSYDRYNKHADNIYRIDGNINFGGSHFIVATAPAPMAATIKTDIPEVEEATRFRSYDGFLVKKGLQNIQEDHVIYADNNMFNVFSMPLLEGDSATALTEPRTVVLTEKTARKYFNATDVVGKTLIINDSIPYRITGVLKQLPTQSQLTFDFYVSLAGIAEGKEDNWLSNNFATYVRLHDGADPKVFIGKVQALADKHAGPQINTVLNTSLEELKKNGNYLNYELMPLTSIHLYSNKSFELNANGSIQYVYIFGAIALFILLIACINFMNLSTAKSANRAKEVGVRKVMGSQRTQLVAQFITESMLISAIAMLLALCVAALAMPFFNQLAGKEMNIGLLATPQIGLLLLLLVLFVGILAGSYPAFFLSGFRPVAVLKGTLAAGFKKSSFRNALVIGQFAISIFLIIGTIVIYGQLNYIRNKQLGFNRDQVLVIHNTNALGNQIRALRQELTGLEGVSGATTTGYLPTGTYRNDSPLFLSPTKDPKTAVSMQNWFVDDQYIPVLGMQMKMGRNFSSAYGSDSSGVIINEAAAKLLGLKDPVNTRIYGLDGMQYTDLAGYHVVGVVKDFNFNSLREQVTPVALFLGEQRGSIALRVHSNDMPKLLSMVEKKWQAFLPGQPFSYSFMDDDFNKIYQAETRMGVISLTFSILAVFVACLGLFGLAAYAAEQRTREIGIRKALGATVTNIVHLLSKDFLKLVMIALLIAFPLGWWAMHHWLQDFAYRTAIGWQVFAGTAVLSVLIALCTVSYQAIRAALTNPVKSLKS, encoded by the coding sequence ATGTTTAGGAACTACTTCAGGGTTGCAATACGGAACCTATGGAAGAACAAGGAATTCTCAGCAATCAATATTTTCGGTCTGGCTATCGGCCTGGCAACAAGCCTGCTCATCATCGTATATGTATTGGATGAACTGAGCTACGACCGCTATAATAAACACGCTGATAATATTTACCGTATAGACGGTAACATCAATTTCGGTGGTTCACATTTTATTGTTGCAACCGCTCCGGCGCCTATGGCGGCCACCATAAAAACTGATATCCCTGAAGTAGAGGAAGCCACCCGGTTTCGCTCCTATGATGGGTTCCTGGTAAAAAAAGGTTTGCAGAATATCCAGGAAGACCACGTTATTTATGCAGATAATAACATGTTTAACGTCTTTTCGATGCCATTGCTGGAAGGTGATAGTGCTACTGCGCTCACCGAACCCAGAACAGTGGTCCTAACGGAAAAGACTGCACGAAAATATTTCAATGCTACGGATGTTGTCGGCAAAACGCTTATCATCAACGACTCTATCCCTTATCGCATTACCGGTGTATTAAAACAATTACCCACCCAGTCTCAGCTGACATTCGATTTCTATGTGTCCCTTGCCGGTATTGCTGAAGGGAAAGAAGATAACTGGCTCAGTAATAACTTTGCTACCTATGTACGCCTGCATGATGGCGCAGATCCGAAAGTATTCATTGGTAAAGTCCAGGCCCTGGCCGATAAACATGCCGGCCCGCAGATAAATACGGTCCTGAATACCTCCCTGGAAGAGCTAAAGAAAAATGGCAACTACCTCAACTATGAATTGATGCCATTAACCAGCATCCATCTGTACAGTAATAAGAGCTTTGAGCTGAACGCCAACGGCTCTATTCAATATGTTTATATCTTCGGGGCTATTGCCTTGTTTATCCTGCTGATTGCCTGCATTAACTTCATGAATCTCTCTACTGCCAAAAGTGCCAACAGGGCCAAGGAAGTAGGAGTGAGGAAGGTAATGGGCTCACAACGTACGCAGTTGGTGGCGCAATTCATTACTGAATCGATGCTGATCAGTGCCATTGCTATGCTACTGGCCTTGTGTGTGGCGGCGTTGGCCATGCCGTTCTTTAACCAGCTGGCAGGAAAGGAAATGAATATCGGATTGCTGGCTACGCCGCAGATTGGGTTGCTGTTATTATTGCTGGTACTTTTTGTGGGCATACTCGCAGGTAGTTATCCTGCTTTCTTCTTATCAGGATTTCGCCCGGTAGCGGTTTTGAAAGGTACACTGGCAGCCGGTTTTAAGAAAAGTTCTTTCAGAAATGCACTCGTAATAGGCCAATTCGCTATCTCCATCTTCCTGATCATAGGTACTATTGTAATCTACGGACAACTAAATTATATCCGCAACAAACAATTAGGGTTTAACCGCGATCAGGTGCTGGTGATCCATAATACAAATGCCCTGGGTAACCAGATAAGGGCCCTCCGCCAGGAACTTACCGGATTGGAAGGCGTTTCCGGTGCTACCACCACGGGTTATCTGCCAACCGGTACCTACAGAAATGATAGTCCACTTTTTCTGAGTCCGACTAAAGACCCGAAAACAGCCGTTTCTATGCAGAACTGGTTTGTAGATGATCAATATATTCCTGTCCTGGGCATGCAGATGAAAATGGGTCGTAATTTTTCGTCCGCATATGGTTCCGATTCTTCCGGCGTAATCATCAATGAGGCCGCCGCAAAACTCCTGGGGCTCAAAGACCCGGTTAATACCCGTATATACGGACTGGACGGAATGCAGTACACCGACCTGGCTGGCTATCATGTTGTAGGTGTAGTAAAGGATTTCAATTTCAATTCTCTCCGCGAACAGGTAACGCCGGTAGCGCTTTTCCTGGGGGAACAACGGGGAAGCATTGCATTGCGTGTACACAGCAACGATATGCCAAAGCTCTTATCTATGGTAGAAAAGAAATGGCAGGCCTTCTTACCGGGGCAGCCTTTTTCCTATAGTTTTATGGATGATGATTTCAATAAGATCTATCAGGCGGAGACCAGGATGGGAGTGATCTCCCTGACATTCTCCATTCTTGCGGTATTTGTTGCCTGCCTGGGATTATTTGGCCTGGCTGCCTATGCTGCAGAGCAACGGACCCGCGAAATAGGTATCCGCAAAGCTTTGGGAGCTACTGTTACCAATATCGTACACCTCTTGTCTAAAGATTTCCTGAAACTGGTCATGATTGCTTTGCTGATCGCCTTCCCGCTGGGATGGTGGGCGATGCATCACTGGCTGCAGGATTTTGCATATCGTACGGCTATAGGATGGCAGGTATTTGCTGGTACGGCCGTACTCTCTGTTTTAATCGCACTTTGTACGGTGAGTTATCAGGCCATCAGGGCCGCACTGACCAACCCGGTTAAAAGTTTGAAGTCCTGA